TTTACTCGAGTAAGTGCCTCCTATACCTCGCTATCCTTGGTGATATGTGGCGATAAACACGCTACATTCATAGAGGATTGGCAACGTCTTGCCAGAGAAACACATCTGCCTTCCACCCAAATACTACGAAAGGATTAACCCGTGTCGATTTCTCTTTTGGTCGTTGGTCACGCTAATACCGGCAAAACATCGCTGATTCGTACTCTATTACGTCGCCAAGACTTTGGCGACGTCAGTGACCGAGCTGGAACCACTCGCCATGTAGAAAGCGTCAAAATCAACATAGAACATCAAACGATTGTGACGTTAACCGACACACCGGGGTTTGAAGATTCCATTGGTTTATGGGACATCCGTCATGCTGAGCCTTTTCGTTCCTTTCAAGGCGCAGATTGGTTAGGGCCTTTTTGTGACAGTCACTTTGCGCAGGATGAATTCGAGCAAGAAGCCAAAATACTCAAGCAGCTGACAAGCACCGATATCATTCTCTATGTGATTGATATTCGACAAGCCCCGCTCGGCAAATACTTAGATGAACTTTCGTTACTGGCCAGCGCCAATAAACCGATTATTCCGATATTAAATTTCAGCGCGACGCCAAGCGCGCATTTAGACGCGTGGCGTAAAGTTTTGGCAGAACGCCACTTACATGCGGTCGTTAAATACGACTCAGTCGCGTTTTATTTTGAAGATGAAAAGCGTTTGTATCAAAGCATTCAAAGCTTAATGCCGGAGCATTACGACGCTGTTAATCAATTGGTCACATCACGTGAAGAAGCGGCTCAATTACGCCTGACGATGGCAACCAATCAACTGGCTGAATTACTGATCAAAGCGGCAAGCTCACGCCTTGAATGCGCTCAGTACCCACCAGAAATAGCAGAATCTA
This genomic stretch from Marinomonas primoryensis harbors:
- a CDS encoding DUF3482 domain-containing protein, whose protein sequence is MSISLLVVGHANTGKTSLIRTLLRRQDFGDVSDRAGTTRHVESVKINIEHQTIVTLTDTPGFEDSIGLWDIRHAEPFRSFQGADWLGPFCDSHFAQDEFEQEAKILKQLTSTDIILYVIDIRQAPLGKYLDELSLLASANKPIIPILNFSATPSAHLDAWRKVLAERHLHAVVKYDSVAFYFEDEKRLYQSIQSLMPEHYDAVNQLVTSREEAAQLRLTMATNQLAELLIKAASSRLECAQYPPEIAESTVFENKIRQLEQHYITQLLRLYEFQQADLVVSPLAIQNDRWQQDIFEAQTLKEWGIDTGTSALTGAAIGAGIDVMSAGLTLGTATTIGAILGATWKTGQHYKDTLKSKLTNRHYLCLDNATLTLLCLRGLTAIQHLHQRGHASQQSYQLITPSKDNEFIDQMKPFWKQAQQHPEWEKHTLPESHPTLQNIRTVLEKALTLNKH